A region of Odocoileus virginianus isolate 20LAN1187 ecotype Illinois chromosome 11, Ovbor_1.2, whole genome shotgun sequence DNA encodes the following proteins:
- the TEX35 gene encoding testis-expressed protein 35 isoform X12 has translation MSAKRAELKKTSLCSRKTTYPASFSYLQVLLPAPPSLPPARRGQPAEQGGFTHERTRTGQNSKNYKAVCLELKPEPIKTYDYKGAKQEGPFTKPGGTKELKDELREVREELKEKMEEIKQIKDVMDKDFDKLQEFVEIMKEMQKDMDEKMDVLINIQKNSKFPFRRGLKMQQELRLIGKTDTDSQLRLRKMDGAGRAPLSLQKKMALQQPKDPVDSLHQCDSCFQDPMRCPAAWSSWTREK, from the exons ATGTCAGCCAAGAGGGCGGAACTGAAGAAGACAAGTCTG TGCTCCCGAAAAACGACTTACCCAGCTTCCTTCAGTTATCTCCAAGTGCTCTTGccagctcccccatccctgcccccagcaAGAAGAGGGCAGCCTGCTGAACAGGGAGGTTTTACTCATGAGAGGACTAGAACAGGACAAAAT AGCAAGAACTACAAGGCAGTTTGCCTGGAATTGAAGCCGGAGCCGATCAAA ACATATGACTACAAAGGAGCTAAACAAGAAGGGCCATTTACCAAACCAGGAGGAACAAAGGAGCTAAAG GATGAACTCAGGGAAGTGAGGGAAGAGCTGAAGGAAAAAATGGAGGAGATAAAACAG ATAAAGGATGTAATGGACAAGGATTTTGATAAACTCCAGGAATTTGTGGAGATTATGAAG GAAATGCAAAAGGATATGGATGAGAAGATGgatgttttaataaatatacagaagaacaGCAAGTT TCCCTTTAGGAGAGGACTGAAGATGCAGCAAGAACTCAGGCTGATAGGAAAgacagacacagactcacagCTCCGGCTCAGGAAAATGGATGGAGCTGGTAGAGCACCACTCTCTCTTCAGAAAAAGATGGCACTGCAACAACCAAAAGACCCAGTGGACTCCCTTCACCAGTGCGACTCCTGCTTT CAAGACCCGATGAGGTGCCCAGCAGCCTGGTCATCTTGGACCAGGGAAAAATGA